One window from the genome of Pararhizobium gei encodes:
- a CDS encoding IclR family transcriptional regulator codes for MEIEDDRYRAPALDKGLDILELLAGVDGGLTQAEISKKLGRSPNEFYRMLDRLVRRGYITKIDGDRYSLTLKLFGLAQLHAPTRRLASYATPLMRDLAQRTRQANQLAVFDRGSAVVIAQQEAPDYWGISIRVGSHVSLFDTGSGHVLLAFRSPEEREMMISEHVKSRQEITLTPEFYARLDEIRARGYEMMASAQTAGVYNLSAPILGPDGKGIAALTCPYISLVNAPSAPDITTTISMLQKTAAQLSLLAGSDVNHDT; via the coding sequence GTGGAGATAGAAGACGATCGCTACCGGGCACCGGCGCTCGACAAGGGTCTGGACATTCTGGAACTGCTCGCCGGCGTTGACGGCGGCCTGACACAGGCGGAAATTTCCAAGAAGCTTGGCCGCAGTCCCAACGAATTTTACCGCATGCTCGACCGCCTCGTCCGGCGTGGCTACATTACGAAAATAGACGGCGACCGCTACTCGCTGACGCTGAAGCTGTTTGGTCTTGCGCAGCTTCATGCGCCGACCCGGCGGCTTGCCTCCTATGCCACGCCGCTGATGCGCGATCTGGCCCAGCGCACCCGGCAGGCCAACCAGCTCGCCGTGTTCGATCGGGGCTCGGCTGTGGTGATCGCCCAGCAGGAGGCGCCGGATTACTGGGGAATTTCAATCCGGGTCGGCTCGCATGTCAGTCTTTTCGATACCGGATCGGGACATGTCCTTCTGGCCTTCCGGTCTCCGGAAGAGCGTGAGATGATGATCTCCGAACACGTCAAGAGCCGGCAGGAGATAACCCTGACGCCGGAATTCTACGCCCGGCTCGACGAAATCCGCGCCCGCGGCTACGAAATGATGGCCTCGGCACAGACGGCGGGCGTATACAATCTCTCCGCCCCGATCCTCGGGCCGGACGGCAAAGGCATTGCAGCCCTGACCTGTCCCTATATCAGCCTCGTGAACGCGCCCAGCGCGCCGGACATCACAACAACGATTTCGATGTTGCAGAAGACTGCGGCCCAACTGTCGTTGCTGGCCGGTTCGGACGTCAATCACGACACCTGA
- a CDS encoding L-rhamnose mutarotase, translated as MQRMGMVIGLEADKIAEYKALHAAVWPEILALISACNIVNYSIFLKEPENLLFGTWEYVGADFAADMAKMAADPKNREWWAVCMPCQRPLETRKEGEWWAMMEQVFHHD; from the coding sequence ATGCAACGCATGGGAATGGTCATCGGGCTCGAAGCCGACAAAATCGCGGAATACAAAGCGCTGCATGCCGCCGTCTGGCCGGAAATCCTTGCGCTGATCTCGGCCTGCAATATTGTCAACTACTCGATTTTTCTGAAGGAACCGGAAAATCTTCTGTTCGGCACCTGGGAGTATGTCGGAGCCGACTTTGCGGCCGATATGGCGAAAATGGCGGCCGATCCGAAGAATCGCGAATGGTGGGCTGTGTGCATGCCGTGCCAAAGGCCGCTCGAAACACGCAAGGAAGGCGAGTGGTGGGCCATGATGGAACAGGTGTTTCATCATGATTGA
- a CDS encoding mandelate racemase/muconate lactonizing enzyme family protein: MARIEKIDLCMVDLKPKVKRTDAIQSFVSQETPIVTITDSDGATGVGYSYTIGTGGSSVMRLLADHLAPILIGEDADRIEAIWHKMEFHTHATTIGAITALALAAVDTALWDLRAKKQGLPLWKLAGGAKESCPLYTTEGGWLHIEKEALVEDALQAKAKGFSGSKVKIGKPHGSEDYARLSAMRAALGDDYEIMTDCNQGFTVDEAIRRAERLKELDLAWIEEPLPADDLDGHIRLTRSTPTPIAVGESMYSIRHFREYMQKGACSIVQVDVARIGGITPWIKVAHAAEAFDIPVCPHFLMELHVSLTCAVPNGKYVEYIPQLDDLTTKGMEIRDGRAFASNEPGLGIAWDFDAVKASCVPEFTRAITKA; encoded by the coding sequence ATGGCACGTATCGAGAAAATCGACCTTTGCATGGTCGATCTGAAACCCAAGGTCAAGCGCACCGACGCGATCCAGAGCTTCGTCAGCCAGGAAACGCCGATCGTCACGATCACCGATTCCGACGGCGCCACCGGCGTCGGCTATTCCTATACAATCGGCACCGGCGGCTCCTCGGTAATGCGCCTTCTTGCCGATCATCTCGCACCGATCCTGATCGGCGAAGATGCCGATCGGATCGAGGCGATCTGGCACAAAATGGAATTCCACACGCACGCCACGACCATCGGCGCGATTACCGCGCTGGCGCTGGCCGCCGTCGATACAGCGCTTTGGGATCTTCGGGCAAAGAAGCAGGGTCTGCCGCTCTGGAAGCTCGCCGGTGGCGCCAAGGAAAGCTGCCCGCTCTACACGACCGAAGGCGGATGGCTGCATATCGAAAAGGAAGCGCTGGTCGAGGATGCCCTGCAGGCCAAGGCCAAAGGGTTTTCAGGTTCCAAGGTCAAAATCGGCAAACCGCATGGATCCGAGGATTACGCCCGGCTTTCGGCGATGCGCGCAGCCCTCGGCGACGATTACGAGATCATGACCGATTGCAATCAGGGCTTTACCGTCGATGAGGCGATCCGGCGGGCCGAACGGCTGAAGGAACTGGATCTCGCCTGGATCGAGGAGCCGCTGCCGGCCGACGATCTGGATGGCCATATCCGGCTGACGCGCTCGACGCCGACACCGATCGCCGTCGGTGAATCGATGTATTCGATCCGCCATTTCCGGGAGTATATGCAAAAGGGCGCCTGCTCGATCGTTCAGGTCGATGTCGCGCGCATCGGCGGCATCACGCCCTGGATCAAGGTCGCGCATGCGGCAGAGGCCTTCGACATTCCGGTCTGCCCGCACTTTTTGATGGAGCTGCATGTCAGCCTCACCTGCGCCGTGCCGAATGGCAAATATGTCGAATACATCCCTCAACTCGATGATCTGACGACCAAGGGCATGGAGATCCGCGATGGCCGCGCCTTTGCGTCGAACGAACCGGGGCTCGGGATTGCCTGGGATTTCGATGCGGTGAAGGCGAGCTGCGTGCCGGAATTCACCCGTGCGATCACCAAGGCTTGA
- a CDS encoding ABC transporter permease: MASIRRLLASTHGRVLAAFLIAALLHLIGTLAIPGYSSPFAIRAMLVIASLLAVASIGQTLVVILGGIDLSIPFIIGFANVVAAQLYGDDWNFGAVCLFVLVLAMLIGAFNGYIARRLDIHPLIVTLGTGMIVQGSVLLWTKGFPSGSAPAEVSAFVSIGGSAGPLPFPWVVPSLVVLSALIILLLARTPYGRRLYALGSNPGAAPLALIDPVKMWMLTFSLSALFAAVTGILLLGFTGSAYGDVGQPYLFQTIAAVVVGGAALVGGRGSYLGTLAGVLVLTEINTLLIGLGFQPAAVQASLGVIIVLLVSIYGRERHVSATI; encoded by the coding sequence ATGGCCAGCATCCGGCGACTGCTTGCAAGCACTCATGGCCGCGTCCTGGCCGCCTTCCTGATTGCCGCTCTTCTGCACCTGATCGGCACGCTTGCCATCCCCGGCTATTCCTCTCCCTTCGCCATCCGGGCGATGCTGGTCATTGCCTCGCTGCTAGCCGTCGCCTCGATCGGGCAGACTCTGGTCGTCATTCTGGGCGGCATCGACCTGTCGATCCCATTCATCATCGGTTTCGCCAATGTGGTCGCGGCCCAGCTTTACGGCGACGATTGGAATTTCGGTGCCGTCTGCCTCTTCGTGCTGGTGCTCGCCATGCTGATCGGCGCCTTCAACGGCTATATTGCACGGCGGCTCGATATCCATCCGCTGATCGTGACGCTTGGCACCGGGATGATCGTTCAGGGCAGCGTGTTGCTCTGGACGAAAGGATTTCCTTCCGGCTCGGCGCCAGCCGAAGTTTCGGCCTTCGTCTCCATCGGCGGCTCGGCTGGGCCGCTCCCGTTTCCCTGGGTGGTTCCCAGCCTTGTTGTCCTATCGGCTTTGATCATTCTGCTTCTGGCGCGAACGCCCTATGGACGCAGGCTTTACGCGCTCGGCAGCAACCCGGGCGCCGCACCGCTGGCGCTGATCGACCCGGTGAAGATGTGGATGTTGACATTCTCGCTGAGCGCCCTGTTTGCTGCCGTCACCGGCATTCTGTTGCTCGGTTTTACCGGCTCGGCCTATGGCGATGTCGGCCAGCCCTATCTGTTCCAGACGATCGCGGCGGTCGTCGTCGGTGGCGCGGCGCTGGTCGGCGGTCGTGGCAGCTACCTCGGCACTCTCGCCGGCGTACTGGTGCTCACCGAGATCAATACGCTGCTGATCGGCCTCGGCTTTCAGCCGGCCGCCGTGCAAGCGTCCCTCGGCGTCATCATCGTGCTGCTCGTCTCGATCTACGGCCGCGAGCGCCATGTGAGCGCTACGATTTAG
- a CDS encoding ATP-binding cassette domain-containing protein: MPDRSTLPAPLLRARDIALRHDAQPFSQSVRAGEIVGLAGLDGHGQERFLEIMAGLKKPAHGAVCLGEPDAEIQVNDFRKAVANGIAYLPRDRRATGIFPTQSVLDNFAISTVGRDARFGFISAATRLRRYQSYRDRLSISAPRPDAAITTLSGGNQQKVLLARALALEPRLLLLNDPTRGVDVATRHVLYDVFRGLAAEGMALVVLSSEIEEILLLCHRVLVFRDHALTAEMTGAAMNTDSVISAMFGRAA, translated from the coding sequence ATGCCTGACCGCTCGACGCTTCCGGCGCCTTTGCTGCGTGCGCGCGACATTGCGCTGCGCCACGATGCGCAACCCTTTTCGCAATCCGTTCGCGCAGGTGAAATCGTCGGCCTCGCCGGTCTCGACGGTCATGGGCAAGAGCGCTTCCTCGAAATCATGGCAGGCCTGAAAAAGCCGGCCCACGGCGCGGTCTGTCTCGGTGAACCGGATGCGGAAATACAGGTCAACGACTTCCGCAAGGCTGTCGCCAACGGCATCGCCTATCTGCCGCGCGACCGGCGGGCGACCGGCATTTTTCCCACACAGTCCGTTCTCGACAACTTCGCGATTTCGACTGTCGGACGGGATGCGCGCTTCGGCTTCATCAGCGCGGCCACCCGGCTGCGGCGCTATCAATCCTATCGCGACAGGTTGTCGATTTCTGCGCCGCGCCCGGATGCGGCGATTACCACCTTGTCGGGCGGCAACCAGCAAAAGGTTCTTCTCGCCCGGGCTTTAGCGCTTGAGCCGCGTCTGCTTCTGCTGAACGACCCCACTCGCGGGGTCGATGTCGCCACCCGCCATGTTCTCTACGACGTGTTTCGCGGGCTGGCCGCAGAAGGAATGGCGCTGGTGGTCCTCTCCAGCGAAATCGAGGAAATCCTGCTTCTTTGCCACCGCGTGCTGGTGTTCAGGGATCATGCGTTGACGGCGGAAATGACGGGGGCGGCGATGAATACCGATAGTGTGATCTCGGCCATGTTCGGGCGTGCAGCATGA
- a CDS encoding ABC transporter ATP-binding protein has translation MAQVSLKKLVKSYGALQVVHGIDLDVADGEFVALVGPSGCGKSTTLRMIAGLESISGGAIEIGGTVVNDLPPRDRNISMVFQSYALYPHMTVRENMGFSLKIAKQPQSEIDRQVNEASAILGLEALMDRRPAQLSGGQRQRVAMGRAIVRHPEVFLFDEPLSNLDAKLRTQMRTEIKKLHAKVQSTVIYVTHDQVEAMTLADRIVIMRDGYIEQVGTPDEVFKRPASRFVAGFIGSPPMNIEEAKIRDGRMVFGNGDSLPLPAQFAGAVSEGQKVVFGLRPDDIFPSGHGLSSGGAGMIHETELPVSITEPLGNETLVFVEFAGREWVSRMLNPHALRPGEKIAMSFDFSQAHLFSAETGKTLARPVKD, from the coding sequence ATGGCTCAGGTCTCGCTCAAGAAACTGGTGAAATCCTACGGTGCGCTGCAGGTGGTGCACGGGATCGATCTTGATGTTGCCGATGGCGAATTTGTCGCTCTGGTCGGTCCGTCGGGCTGCGGCAAATCGACGACGCTCAGGATGATCGCAGGGCTCGAGAGCATTTCCGGTGGCGCGATCGAGATCGGTGGCACCGTGGTCAACGACCTGCCGCCGCGCGATCGCAATATCTCTATGGTGTTCCAGTCCTATGCGCTCTACCCGCATATGACCGTGCGCGAAAATATGGGCTTTTCGCTGAAGATCGCCAAGCAGCCGCAGAGCGAGATCGACCGCCAGGTCAACGAAGCCTCTGCGATCCTCGGGCTTGAAGCGCTGATGGACCGGCGCCCGGCGCAGCTTTCCGGCGGCCAGCGCCAGCGCGTCGCCATGGGCCGCGCCATCGTGCGCCACCCGGAAGTGTTCCTGTTCGACGAGCCCCTTTCCAATCTCGATGCCAAGCTGCGCACGCAGATGCGCACCGAGATCAAGAAGCTGCACGCCAAGGTGCAGTCCACCGTGATCTACGTCACGCATGACCAGGTCGAGGCAATGACGCTGGCCGACCGGATCGTTATCATGCGCGACGGTTATATCGAACAGGTCGGTACGCCGGACGAGGTCTTCAAGCGCCCGGCCAGCCGGTTCGTCGCCGGATTCATCGGCTCGCCTCCGATGAACATCGAGGAGGCAAAGATCCGCGATGGCCGGATGGTTTTCGGCAACGGCGACAGCCTGCCGCTGCCGGCGCAGTTTGCCGGCGCCGTCAGCGAGGGTCAGAAGGTGGTCTTCGGCCTTCGGCCCGACGATATCTTTCCAAGCGGACACGGCTTGAGTTCGGGCGGTGCCGGCATGATCCACGAGACCGAACTGCCGGTGTCGATCACCGAACCGCTCGGCAACGAAACGCTGGTCTTCGTGGAATTCGCCGGCCGCGAATGGGTGTCGCGTATGCTGAACCCGCATGCGCTAAGGCCGGGCGAAAAGATCGCGATGAGCTTCGATTTTTCTCAGGCTCACCTGTTTTCGGCCGAGACCGGCAAAACCCTGGCCCGACCGGTAAAGGACTGA
- a CDS encoding amidohydrolase family protein, with translation MIIDTHLHLIDRSVLDYPWLSAVPTLNRDYLDETYRNEALRTGIAASLHMEVDVAPADIERETSHVETLAGQSGSLIAGAISACRPEDPDFPAFLDAQLQNPFVKGLRRVLHVMPDDLSESTLFRDNIKRLAGTGLTFDLCVLPRQMPQAMALADLVPDCIFVLDHCGVPDIQGGDDRVWREQLRDIARRPNVFGKISGVIAYADPETWTAQTLRPYVEHTIGAFGWERVVWGSDWPVCTLGGGLSTWVATTHALLSGSSLAERNALLAGNAMRLWNLDIPKS, from the coding sequence TTGATCATCGACACGCATCTTCATCTCATCGACCGGTCGGTTCTCGATTACCCCTGGCTGAGCGCCGTACCGACCCTGAACCGCGACTATCTCGATGAGACCTATCGCAACGAGGCGCTACGGACGGGGATCGCCGCTAGCCTACACATGGAAGTGGACGTTGCGCCCGCGGACATCGAGAGAGAAACATCCCATGTCGAGACGCTCGCCGGTCAGAGCGGCAGTCTGATCGCCGGTGCGATCTCGGCGTGTCGCCCGGAAGATCCGGACTTTCCCGCCTTTCTCGATGCCCAATTGCAAAACCCCTTCGTGAAAGGGCTGCGCCGGGTTCTTCACGTCATGCCCGACGATCTTTCCGAAAGCACCCTGTTTCGCGACAATATCAAGCGCCTCGCCGGCACCGGACTGACCTTCGATCTCTGCGTGCTGCCACGCCAGATGCCGCAGGCAATGGCCCTTGCCGATCTGGTTCCCGACTGCATCTTCGTCCTCGATCATTGCGGCGTGCCGGATATTCAGGGTGGCGACGACCGCGTCTGGCGTGAACAATTGCGCGATATTGCCCGGCGGCCGAATGTCTTCGGCAAGATCTCCGGTGTCATCGCCTATGCTGATCCAGAGACCTGGACGGCACAGACGCTGCGCCCCTATGTCGAGCACACGATCGGGGCTTTCGGTTGGGAGCGCGTCGTCTGGGGCAGCGATTGGCCGGTCTGCACCCTGGGCGGGGGCCTTTCCACCTGGGTGGCAACGACGCACGCGCTTCTGTCCGGCAGCAGCCTGGCCGAGCGCAACGCCCTGCTTGCCGGCAACGCAATGCGGCTCTGGAATCTAGACATTCCTAAATCGTAG
- a CDS encoding ABC transporter permease, with translation MSGPAMSSRLGGLFRNTGFAIVLLIVLLAVNLVLNPARFHPAAWGALIGLAAPLIGAAVASAPVILAGRGGIDISVGPLMGFVNAMVIQMLFLKAGVSSPFLLVPAALLIGAAVGAVNGFLATIVRIQPIVATLGTYLVLTGVTLTILPAPIGPAPGWLKAMAGTWSALPLIALFAAWWIVRRLPYYDQLMAIGSDDRAAYTAGIDVTKVRFIAYVMTGVFAAVAGLMLTALIGSADPNIGQAYTLISIAAVALGGVSLAGGRGGLVGAAIGAIDIFLLQSVLTSFNVSTYVLQIAYGAILVAAVILTAVQERSAGREEI, from the coding sequence ATGAGCGGCCCGGCCATGTCGTCCAGGCTTGGCGGGCTGTTTCGCAACACCGGATTTGCGATCGTACTGCTGATCGTTCTGCTGGCCGTCAATCTCGTTCTCAATCCGGCCCGATTCCATCCGGCCGCCTGGGGCGCGCTGATCGGGCTGGCTGCCCCTTTGATCGGCGCTGCTGTCGCATCCGCGCCGGTCATTCTTGCCGGTCGCGGCGGCATCGATATTTCCGTCGGGCCGCTGATGGGCTTCGTCAATGCCATGGTCATCCAGATGCTGTTCCTGAAGGCGGGCGTATCCTCGCCCTTTCTTCTCGTTCCGGCCGCCCTGCTGATCGGCGCGGCCGTCGGCGCGGTCAACGGTTTCCTTGCGACGATCGTTCGCATTCAGCCGATCGTGGCGACGCTCGGCACCTATCTCGTCCTGACCGGTGTCACGCTGACGATCCTGCCGGCACCGATCGGCCCAGCACCGGGCTGGTTGAAGGCGATGGCCGGTACATGGTCTGCACTGCCGCTGATCGCACTCTTTGCGGCCTGGTGGATCGTCCGGCGCCTGCCCTATTACGACCAGCTGATGGCGATCGGCAGCGACGACCGCGCGGCGTATACCGCCGGTATCGACGTGACGAAAGTCCGGTTCATCGCCTATGTCATGACAGGTGTGTTCGCCGCCGTCGCCGGCCTGATGTTGACGGCGCTGATCGGTTCTGCCGATCCCAATATCGGGCAGGCCTATACGCTGATCTCCATTGCCGCCGTCGCGCTGGGCGGGGTCAGCCTTGCCGGCGGACGCGGCGGACTTGTCGGGGCCGCCATCGGCGCTATCGACATCTTCCTGCTGCAAAGCGTGCTGACGTCCTTCAATGTTTCGACCTATGTGCTGCAAATCGCCTATGGCGCCATTCTGGTGGCGGCGGTGATCCTGACGGCGGTGCAGGAACGGTCAGCCGGACGCGAGGAGATTTGA
- a CDS encoding carbohydrate ABC transporter permease, translating to MFRKLSPPVLLLLPALIVLSAVVLLPLLLSLYSSFTPFRLTRPATLWVWAGFRNYERILSDWVFWAAFLRTIVLLTIALNLEMLFGLGLALLVNKATHGKRALRTIMMFPMMFSPVLVGFQFKFMFNDNVGLVNNALQSLGLTDQAIPWLIDGNLALFAIVVAEVWSSTSVFAILILAGLLAMPQEPVEASKVDGCTPWQTFRYVTLPYVMPFAYIAMTIRSLDIARAYDIVKIMTDGGPARRTELIWTLVGRTAYSDAQMGLANAMAYVSILLSILFTIYFFRKLAAARTQIGAEW from the coding sequence ATGTTTCGAAAACTATCCCCACCGGTGCTCTTGCTTCTGCCGGCGTTGATCGTGCTGTCCGCCGTCGTGCTTCTGCCGCTGCTTTTGTCGCTCTATTCGAGTTTCACACCGTTTCGCCTGACGCGCCCGGCCACATTGTGGGTCTGGGCGGGTTTCAGAAATTACGAGCGTATCCTTTCGGACTGGGTCTTCTGGGCCGCGTTTTTGCGCACCATCGTTCTTCTGACCATCGCGCTCAATCTTGAAATGCTGTTTGGCCTGGGGCTTGCCCTGCTCGTCAACAAGGCGACGCATGGAAAGCGCGCGCTTCGCACCATCATGATGTTTCCGATGATGTTTTCGCCGGTGTTGGTCGGCTTCCAGTTCAAATTCATGTTCAACGACAATGTCGGGCTGGTGAACAATGCCCTGCAGTCGCTGGGGCTGACCGATCAGGCCATTCCCTGGCTGATCGACGGCAATCTGGCACTGTTTGCGATCGTCGTTGCCGAAGTCTGGTCCTCGACATCGGTGTTCGCGATCCTCATTCTTGCCGGGCTGCTGGCCATGCCGCAGGAACCGGTCGAGGCGTCCAAGGTCGATGGCTGCACACCGTGGCAGACCTTTCGCTATGTCACCCTGCCTTACGTCATGCCGTTCGCCTATATTGCCATGACCATCCGATCGCTGGACATCGCGCGCGCCTATGACATCGTCAAGATCATGACGGATGGCGGCCCGGCGCGGCGCACGGAGCTGATCTGGACGCTGGTCGGACGCACCGCCTATTCGGATGCGCAGATGGGGCTGGCCAATGCCATGGCCTATGTCTCCATCCTCCTGTCGATCCTGTTCACCATCTATTTCTTCCGGAAGCTTGCTGCCGCCCGGACCCAGATCGGAGCGGAGTGGTAA
- a CDS encoding extracellular solute-binding protein, which yields MNKLLSGTAAGVIAVLGAFGPASAAELMGKFDGVTIDAKLIGGQQYEPLYVRIAEWEKATGAKVNILSKKNHFELDKEIKSDIASGSITWCVGSNHSSFAPQYPDLYADLAALVPSEIVGEFVQTTINASTIDGKLVMLPRAQFDVSALYYQKSLYEDEAKKTAFKEKYAYDLTPPDTWKQVSDQAEFFADPPNFYGTQFAGKEEAINGRFYEMLVAEGGEYLDADGKPAFNSEAGVRALDWFVNLYKAKAVPAGTTNYLWDELGAGFASGTIALNLDWPGWATYFNDPKSSKVAGNVGVKVPPAGSSGKRTGWSGHHGFSITENCANKEAAASLVWFLSNEDSQKLEAANGTLPTRTAVWEWDIAQAESDPYKKEVLTAFQDAARGAFAVPQTPEWIEISNTVYPELQAAILGDKTSKEALDAAAAKATTVLEDAGAL from the coding sequence ATGAACAAGCTGCTTTCCGGCACGGCTGCCGGTGTGATTGCCGTACTCGGGGCCTTCGGACCGGCGTCGGCCGCCGAGCTTATGGGGAAATTCGATGGCGTGACCATCGACGCCAAGCTCATCGGCGGCCAGCAGTATGAACCGCTCTATGTGCGCATCGCCGAATGGGAAAAGGCGACGGGCGCCAAGGTCAACATTCTGTCGAAGAAGAACCATTTCGAACTCGACAAGGAAATCAAGTCGGACATCGCATCCGGATCGATCACCTGGTGCGTCGGCTCGAACCACTCGTCGTTTGCGCCGCAATATCCCGACCTCTACGCCGACCTCGCCGCGCTTGTGCCGAGCGAGATCGTCGGGGAGTTCGTCCAGACGACCATCAACGCTTCGACGATCGATGGAAAGCTGGTGATGCTGCCGCGCGCGCAGTTCGACGTTTCCGCGCTCTATTACCAGAAGAGCCTCTACGAAGACGAAGCGAAGAAGACGGCGTTCAAGGAAAAATACGCCTATGACCTGACGCCGCCGGATACCTGGAAGCAAGTATCGGATCAGGCGGAATTCTTCGCCGACCCACCGAATTTCTACGGCACGCAGTTTGCCGGCAAGGAAGAGGCGATCAACGGCCGGTTCTATGAAATGCTGGTGGCCGAAGGCGGCGAGTATCTGGATGCGGACGGCAAGCCGGCGTTCAATTCCGAAGCCGGGGTGCGCGCACTCGACTGGTTCGTCAATCTCTACAAGGCCAAGGCCGTGCCCGCCGGAACGACCAACTATCTCTGGGATGAACTCGGTGCCGGCTTTGCCTCGGGCACCATCGCACTCAATCTCGACTGGCCTGGCTGGGCGACCTATTTCAACGATCCGAAGTCCTCCAAGGTCGCGGGCAATGTCGGCGTGAAGGTGCCGCCAGCCGGATCCTCGGGCAAGCGGACGGGCTGGTCCGGCCATCACGGCTTTTCCATCACCGAAAACTGCGCCAACAAGGAGGCTGCCGCTTCGCTCGTCTGGTTCCTGAGCAACGAGGATTCGCAGAAACTCGAGGCGGCAAACGGTACGCTGCCGACCCGGACGGCAGTCTGGGAGTGGGACATCGCCCAAGCGGAAAGCGATCCTTACAAGAAGGAAGTTCTGACCGCCTTCCAGGACGCGGCCAGGGGTGCCTTTGCGGTACCGCAGACCCCCGAATGGATCGAAATCTCCAACACCGTCTATCCGGAACTGCAGGCTGCCATTCTCGGCGACAAGACGTCGAAGGAAGCGCTGGACGCGGCCGCCGCAAAGGCAACCACCGTCCTTGAGGATGCAGGCGCCCTTTGA
- a CDS encoding carbohydrate ABC transporter permease, whose protein sequence is MDRNSKQRVKRRLLNVAYLIGLFFAMLIICLPGLWIVLSSLRPTVEIMAKPPVWIPQEITLDAYRAMFGGVGQGGIPIWDYFRNSLIVSITSTVIALAVGMSGGYAFARFRFKGKSGAFLGLMLTRSVPGIALSLPLFIVYSRVGIIDTHFGLILTYVALNIPFTIWLIDGFFRQVPKDLAEAAQIDGCTRWQAFWQVEFPLAGPGIASAGIFSFLTCWNEYALASQLTRSVNSKTLPVGLLDYTSEFTIDWRGMCALAVVMILPALALTFAIQKHLVSGLTFGAVKG, encoded by the coding sequence ATGGATCGCAACTCCAAACAGCGCGTGAAGCGCCGCCTCCTGAATGTCGCCTATCTCATCGGCCTGTTCTTCGCGATGCTGATCATCTGCCTGCCGGGTCTGTGGATCGTCTTGAGTTCGCTGCGGCCGACGGTAGAGATCATGGCGAAACCGCCAGTCTGGATCCCGCAGGAGATTACGCTCGATGCCTATCGCGCGATGTTCGGCGGCGTCGGGCAAGGCGGTATTCCGATCTGGGATTACTTCCGCAATTCGCTGATCGTCTCGATCACCTCGACGGTGATTGCGCTCGCGGTGGGAATGTCCGGGGGCTATGCCTTCGCGCGGTTCCGGTTCAAGGGAAAATCCGGTGCGTTTCTCGGCTTGATGCTGACGCGCTCGGTTCCGGGCATCGCTCTGTCCCTGCCGCTGTTCATCGTCTATTCGCGCGTCGGCATCATCGATACGCATTTCGGGCTGATCCTCACCTATGTGGCGCTCAACATACCCTTCACGATCTGGCTGATCGACGGCTTCTTCCGCCAGGTGCCGAAGGATCTCGCCGAAGCCGCGCAGATTGACGGCTGCACGCGCTGGCAGGCCTTCTGGCAGGTCGAATTTCCGCTCGCCGGCCCCGGCATCGCGTCTGCCGGCATCTTCTCGTTCCTCACCTGCTGGAATGAATATGCGCTCGCCTCGCAACTGACCCGCTCGGTCAATTCCAAGACGCTGCCGGTCGGGTTGCTCGACTATACGTCCGAATTCACCATCGACTGGCGCGGCATGTGCGCGCTCGCGGTCGTCATGATCCTTCCGGCGCTCGCGCTGACTTTCGCAATCCAAAAGCATCTGGTGTCGGGTCTGACATTCGGTGCCGTCAAAGGCTGA